Part of the Scomber japonicus isolate fScoJap1 chromosome 2, fScoJap1.pri, whole genome shotgun sequence genome, AGCAGTACAAACAGAGCAAAAGGTCAATGTAATTACCACACAAATAACTTCCATTAACCTAtgaattttatatatataattaaatgtatGTAATCAACTTTCCTCCTAGATCAGTAGAAAGTATTCCACAGCCTGGGGTTGGGTACCATTGTGAAACTTCATGCatataattatacatttcattttaggTGTCTGTGCTGTTTCTCAAAGTCATGATGAAGCAAAATGTATGCAACACTGACCATTTTCAGTATCTTCAACTCTCTTTCATTTAATGCACTTAAGGCTCCAATCAGCAAGCTTCAGAATCATTACCTGACTCATATTATTCTGAGTCTTGACTGTAGGAGTGTATCTTAGGAGCTTTTGCCCTTAAGGCCACATTAATATTCATCAAAGGCCTGTATTTAATGGGATTAAGTTTCCCGGCTGATGGACTGGCAGTACTGCTCCATGCTCCTTCCACGCATACCAAGCAGACAAAACTCACCAGATGGAGTTGGCATGGAGatttaaattcaaaatgagGCCCAGATTTACAAGTCTTGACAACTCAGCATGGGAAAGAAGTTTAACTACAGTAAAAAGTAGGTTAAAGGTACATTCACTAGTTTTGGTGTTGTTCCTCCAAACCAAACATTTTGCTGATTGTTGAGCTGTGAGGGAAGTTTTAAGGTTGGAGTTAAAACTCATCTGTGTTGACTTTAAAAGCATAAACACACATCCTAAAGAAAAATTAACAAGATTTTGGGGAGTTATTGAAAACTGATGCAAAATCAGTGAAGTGTATCTTCAGGTCAAACTTTGAAAGTGATAATGCATTATGGCTTTTCTTGGAAACTGTTTTGTTAATGGaactattgttttattgttttattgcctTTCTTTAAGTGTAGTCTAGTAGATAGTTctaattttctctctctctctccttctcactctttgattttctatttcagtttttattggcATTTTTAACAGATCAATGCTCTGTTGTTATCAGCCTTACTTCTCTACACACTCTGTTCACACAGCACTAGTAATCAAAGCAAGttcattttttgtatattaGCAAATACCACCTTTATGATTTtactttatatgtgtgtgtgtttacagtgcgGGCCAGACTCCTCGTAAGGTGCGTCAACATTACACCGGTGAGCTGATGGATGTCTACTGTTCTCAGTGCAGCAAAAAGGTCAACCTGCTGAATGACCTGGAGGCTCGCCTTAAAAACCTCAAGGCTAACAGGTAGGACAAACATAtgcatccaaacacacacaacacaatgtTAAGTAGGATTTCACCATCGCTCCCCAAATGCCAGTTACTAATACAACTCTACTCTATTTTAAATAACTGTTACCGCCTCCCTGACCTCAAACCTTGTTCCGCTGACCACCATACACTTGCTATtcttatttaaactttaaatctactgtacatggTTGAATAAAGTAGCCACACAATACCCAATTCCACAACCAAGAGCTTCTCATTTAAAACAGGTAGGCAGGTGATTTTAGATACAACCATGGCATCTGAAGACAGTACCATAATAATTATACATGACAAGAACTATACACCATGCTGTTCTGTTAAAGATACATGCAAATACAGATACAGGCTTTGAAGTGTAACGTTCCAATTACATTTGACTAGTAACGCTGACTCACTGCGTCACTACTTGCTCTGTGGGCTGTGTTTTAGTAAAACTGATCAAGAGTGATGCAGTATTATAACAGAGGCGTTAAAAGGGTTCCTCCCCACAGTTTCGTGCATGAACAACCACATCAtcattcacatgcacacacacacacaggcacacacacaaacactaattGATTCTTACATAAGGCAGTCACTCCTGAGCTTACCTCATCAAGCATTGTCATAGGGAACCTATTATTGGAAACATAATCCAGGATGACCATTAATAGCTGTGCAGTCTACCTgcaaacacaaatgcacaccttcacacatgcagacacatttgaaaacactacattttgtgaaataatgATCTTGAATATTGTGTTGATTGTGGagtcatttcttcttctttacctGCTGACTGTGCAGGACTTCTCCCTGGAGGAGAATGGCTCTGTTATCCAACGAGGTTCTCCTAATTAGAGCCATGCTTTCCCTTCATGAATAATGTAGTAACAGTGGGTAGAAAAAAATAGCCATAGAGTGGAAAAGAGCAAAAATACTGAGTTAgggagataaaaaataaatgaatgtgtttcgTTTTGGGAAATTACATTGAGTAGAATGAACACATACAGTAGGAAGTGTTAATAGGATGGGGGTGGGaatttaaatgaataagaaGGATAAACATGTGTAGCAGGTCATATGAACAGACGTGAAAATGtctgaaaagtaaaacaagGCACCATATGGATCCAAAAAGTGAAGGATTTTTGGCATGacaaaatggataaaaaaaggacagaggaaggagctTTTCCCACTAAGCAGCATACAGTATTTAAAGGATTACTTGTGCATGTCAGGCTATTTTACACACAgttaattgaattaaattggCCACATAGAAGCATGGGTGAAATTAGTGGGTGGAGTTTGGTTCATTTGAAAATGGGTCATAGATGAGGTGGACAAAAAATCTATGTGGTGTGTGGTATTCATGCCAATTGAAAGGAAATATTCTATTTTAAACCCATGTGGTTAGTCcttcatgttaaatattttgtgtCTATTATGTCCGACTGTGCTGTCACTCTTAGAAACTTCAGCGCGTTTCACAGAAAACAATGCTGCAAGGCTTAAACTTTCACAGGAAGACAAAAGAAAGGGATGTTGATGTAAATATACTCTGATATTTTTTGACATATATTTGACTTATAACAAGACATAAATGACCAATTAACACAGGGTCACAGGATGAGAACTGGGAAAATGTATTCTTAATATAATGGGAACTTTAAGCATACTGGTAAATGAAAGGCTAAAACAAGAGCACATGCACTTTCACAcagatatatttaataatacGTGAAAGACAAGTCAGAAGTTCATAGATTAAAAGTTTATTCTGCTGGAATAAATTCTGCTGTACAATTTGGCACTCTGGATCTCTTCAAAGAAGACGTTAGATTTAGCTGCAGGGGAATAGTTTTATCTCTCAGGGTATACAGTGCCTGTAAAAGTTTAACTGTGCAGAGGATCCTCCTTGAAGATCAGcccttgtctgtttttttttgtgaagtcTCTCTCTAATGTACCACTATGTCACTTAAAAGTACTATTTCATCTCTTGATTCTCTGACCATCACTCTCTGCTCTGAATATAGTAAGTCAGTTTTGAGCTTCTTCACAGTTTGTACAACTATGTAAATGGTAACTGTTAATCAGtgaattaaatacattattttcaaCATTGGACCTTCTTTAACAAGTGAAAATAGTGAATGACACAATTGATTACAGCTTTCATAATCTTTTAGGACATAACAAAAtctttgaaaaacacacacaggactgATCATTTTATATTTGCACAGAATAGattgtataaaatgtgtgttcttGCACTGTATAGCTCTGATTTTGTAAATACTGCTATATTAATTTAGCCTTTTTTAGCCTTATGTCTACATCAGCTCTCATCTGCCTGACTCTAAAGTATGTTTGCTCTTTTTTGTTAATCCATTGGATGCCcggcacagacagacacatgagATTGAAAGAGTCTTTCAGCTTTTGTCCCCATGAGACAGTTGCTGAGCTGACAGAAAACCCGCTCACtgaaccaggactgaaatcgtATTATCATTGACTCGTTCTTCagcatttctttctcttcctctttttcagcATATCCCAAATACTGAATAGCCCAAATCTTAATTGCCATCAGCAGTTTGTTGCAGTGTATTGTTCATCTACTAGTCTAGACATATCTGTGGCAATTCACTTGTTAAATTctctgtcattttgtttttctctttttagccCCAACAGAAAAATCTCCAGCACCGCTTTTGGAAGGTATGCCATTCACCTTTATATGTGTGTCCAAGTGTGTGcttgtctttctatctttgtgAGAACCAGTTTCAGTTGAACACCACCTTAATGAGGACATGTTGGCTGGTTCTCAGTCCTGAAAAGGACTGGTTAAAGGTTAGGAGTCAGTTTTAAGGTTAATGTTTGAAtgaagttttgtgtgtgtgtgtttttgtgtgtgtctgtgagtgagtgtgtgtgtgtgtgtgtgtgtgtgtgtgtgtgtgtgtgtgtgtgtgtgtgtgtgtgtgtgtgtgtgcacgtatcCACAGGGAAGGTCACTCACTTGTAcactgtgtgtttatgcattATACAGCCTTTGTGGCACGTGTTTGCTCTATTTgttgatatacacacacacagtgagattAGTAGTTACTGCTTCCTTATCACTCAGCTGTCCTATCATTACAGCCAGTTAATTACAGATTGGTAAATAAGAGGAAATACAGCATGTCTGTAAACAAGCATGCTATTTTTATTGTTCCAGACTTGAGAAAAGTGAGTTTTCAGTGGCAGCCATGCATCCATCTACAGTACATGACCAGTTGGTCTGTACTGGGTGGACTTTATTGTATCTAGGCTTGTGTCCTATTTCCACCCACAGTAACTGAGTTATAGTGACAGAGTGAAAATGGCCTGTCAGACCTGATCTATGTATGCAATATAAGGTTTGGCTCGCTCTCCTTTTTCCCAGTAGTGTTTTCTCTGTCTGCTTTGATTACTTCTCCCATTTTATTGCTGTCTTTAtctgtttcctcttgttttcatttgtctcctctcttctctcaatTGCTACTCTCAGTAATGGATCAAAAACTCACTGTTCTCAAGTGACTCCATCAGCAAAAGTGGAGGCAGCTATAGTCACATTATGGCATCACTGTCACACTTGAGTGTGTgtcacatgtcacatacatacatacatacacacacctgtgtaGGTGTCTTTGTGAGGATGCTGTAAGAAAGTGTCTGTGCTTATTTTAATTCTGTGAGCGCCAGCTTCTCTGCTTGGCACTGTCCTAGGGCTTTAGTCCTAAATCATCTGTCCTACCTTGCAGCAGTATCACCGCAGGACTGAGCACAATTTGTTCCACATATGCAAACACTCACTCAGAACCAGCTGATTCTCACCTGGATCTATTCCCAGCAGATTCCTTCTCTTACGTTTGTGTATCTCtgctgtgtctatgtgtgtctgagCAGGCAGCTGCTCCACAATAGCAACTTGAGTAGCAGCAACGGCAGTACAGAGGACCTTTTCCGAGACAGCATCGACTCCTGTGACATCGACATCAATGAGAAGGTatggctgtgtttgtgttgatttgTGTGTCGGTTGTTTGTCCATACATCGATCTGTGTCAACAGACCTTTTATTTTAACTCTTTTAAGCACTGAACAGATGCTTGTGGGAAGTAATAGTGACTCAGGCAGTTGAGACCACTGTAAAGATCTAAGATTTAAGATTGCTCACCGTCAGAATTGTTCGCATTTCTCTCACTATATATGAATGTCATGATATGCACCATGCACACTGCATAACCAGTTTTGCAAAATATggaaaatgttgttgtttagtGTCAATACAGACATTACAAATCTGTtcaaattattatcattagatATATCATAATTGTCATTTTCACCAGTATTTTCTagttaacatcattttaaactCTTAATGTTTACATTTAGTCAGGTTTACAGTGTTAAGTAAACTCTCTGTTTCAATCAGGTGAGTTTTCTGGAGAAGAAGGTGGCAGAACTGGAAAATGAGATTTTGTTGAATGGTGATATCAAGTCCAAGCTGAAGCAGGACAACACACAACTAGTACACAGGTACAGTCAGAAaactctttctttattttagaACCAATCAATGAGCATctcaattaaaattaaattaaaataacacttagcTCACTTATTATAGTGTATTAAAAACTGTGATTTGTTCACTATGACAGGGTTAATgagctggaggagcagctgaAAGACCAGGAGACACGCGCAGAGCAAAATATGCAGGAGGAGCTAAGACGACACAGAGAAGCCTACAgcaagatggagagagacaaaaacacacagattgaGCTTCTGACAAACCGGTgagaaatacaaacaaacagtttcattagttttatatatttcttcatttctatcaaaatgatggtggtggtgtctTTTTAACATAAATAACTTTACTATACTGCATTGCTCTTAAATCCCCTGGTAATGGAACTGATATACCTGCCTGTTAAGAAAAAATGCAGACCATAAAACTGTATGCTAAACAGTTCTCAGAGATTCCTGCTGAGATTAGTCAGTTGCCTCTAGACctgcatacatatacatatggTGAATGCCTTAAACCGTGCCTAATCTGACTATGGGACACACTgagcttttaaataaaaatacagtgacatggttttatgtttttagagTTAAGCAGGTGGAGGATGACAACAATCAGATGTCTGTTAACATGTGCCGGCTCAGGTCACAAACAGAGAAACTGGATGAGGTAAgatttatttactgtttgtttttctttgtatattcgcttcctttcatttttgccctttctttattctgtctttatttgtacatttaacACACTCAGTGGATGCTCTTATCTGGAGCAAttatctgtttctttttctaacCAAAAATGCCTTTTCATTTTCCATATGACATTTCATTTGTCACCACAGTCCTGCTATTTCTTTCAAAAACAGCAATTTCCTTAATAGCCAAATAATCATCAAAGTGTGTACATAGACAAAAATGATGAGAAACTGTAATGTTATTTTCAAGATGAGGTGCTAGAAAAGGTCTTTGGGTGTTAAACCACATTTCTATTTTGAGAATGTACCAATAATAAATGGTACCAAACCAGATAGTTGTCAACTCTAGCTCACAAAATGTGTGACCCAAGGCATCACAGACAATGAAAAACTTTACTCTATATGTTAATACTTGTATgtggagtttgtttttttgttttttaaaacctgTGTGTAGGTGGATAGagtatgtgtgtctctatggGGTTTCTTTGTCTGATTACTGaaacacagtaataaaacaaaacaaacttcagttttaaactgtgtgtctgttgaTGCTCAGGAGAAGCAAAGGATGACAGACAAGCTGGAAGACACCAGTTTACGTCTGAAGGATGAGATGGATCTCTACAGGAAGATGATGGACAAACTGAGACAGAACAGACAGCAGTtccagaaagagaaggaggccATGCAGGAGGTGGGATGGATTCTTTTATGCAATCAGACACTTGTAAACACATATcagagttttttttgttctactGCTCAGTCTATTGCccctttctctttcactctctttcactcttcttTCTTGCTGCAGTTAGATCAGTTGACACACTTACACCCACAAGATACTGCGCTTACCTTACATAACATTGTTCATCtgtcctttttctttgtgtagCTGATAGAGGACTTGCGTCGAGAGCTGGAGCATTTGCAGCTCTTCAAGCTGGACGCAGAGAGGCCTGGCCGCAGCCGCAGCTCTTCCTCCAGCCTGTCAGACTTTAACAACAGGACCAGGGAGGTGGAGCTGGAGCACGAGGTCAAGAGGCTCAAGCAGGTACTGATATTTAATACTTTATTATGTGAGGTTAGCTCAGTAAATATTGTAGCTAGTGGTTTTTTAAGAGTGTGCTTTAAAACGTTATAGAATAAATGACCAGAAGGCTCTTTCATGTAAATGTCTGAGAATgggatttaaaatgattatctGATTTCCAAAGTTTGTCTTTGCCTTTGTCTTAACatgagcttttttaaatgtatttttaaccaATGAAAAACTATGCTCATGTTTGACTGAGTAACATTCTGCTTACTATAagactcactctctctcagtcCCCCAGGAACTTGCAGTTTTGTAATCAtcataataaatgtaaattcaGTTAATCCCAGCATTATTTTTTAAGAATTATCATTTCACACACAATGGCCAAATTAGTGCCTTGTGATTAAACAAGGCATTTAATGATATTTCAGAAAAATGGCACGCAATGCTTTTACATTtgtctgtttatgttttaattaggtGTGAAGCTcctggagggggtggggggggggggttgcttgCAGAATGATTTGGATGGGTTCACATGATACTATACATGTACTTTgagttattttcattaatgcTGAAGTCATTGCGCTTTATCTTGCTCTAAACAAGAAGCATTATAGGTGGATCCTGAGGATTTGGTTCATGTATTGTCAAAggaatattaattataatactTTCATATGGTGCCACCACTGTCAAGAGTGCTGATACAGTGTGGTTGCAGACGTTAGCACTTTGGACCCTCACTGAAAACTAGCTACGTACATCTTTGCTGTATACACACAAACTCTGAAAATCGTGTTTTTTAGTTTCATTGACATTTGGCTCCTGGTATTTATCTGCCACAGTTAGATGTCTTGTTACTGTTTCCAGGTCCTGGAAATTGTGCAGACCTTTTGCAAAATAAACGTTGTAGATAAGGGAGTAGATTAGTGTGTTTCAGATGTCCTCTATGATAAGACAAGTAAAAGTGAAACACTCTTTGAAGTCTTTGAAGGCTGTGTCTTACTGATACTCGCGTCTTGTAAATGATATGCATCAGAAATTATACTTCCAGTACAGGCAAGCAAGAAGAGGGatcataattatgtttttataccaGCTTCAATCTGCAGATATGTACGTATTTCTTTATCTTAACTCAGCTACTTTCTGCAGTTTTAGTTTATGAACAATTTAATTTGATAGTTTGCGGGTTGGAGAATAATGTCGACTTACGTAGGTGAAAGCCTTGATCAAGAGAATACTTCCCTGTGGCATTCTTGACAAGGATAAACTCACTATCTCATGCCTACCTGTGCACCTCTGtaaatgtttgtatgtgtgtgtgtgtccagcgaTTTGTGTCCCAGGACTTTCTTCCCTCTGAATTCCAGCACCTGGTGTTGTCTGGGGCGCTGCTCCGTCCTGGTCTTATGGTAAAATTGCGTCTGTGACTTTGACCTCCTGATTAACCACTAATCACAATGGAGTAGAGTGAACTTGCCCAAGCTGAACTGGGGTCAGTGCTGCAATTCCCTTACTAATGGTAAAGTATAGAGCAAGGGAAGAGCAAACTCACCTCTTGTCAGCAGGCAAGGGCATCTTCATCATGGAGCTTTCATAACACACCAGACAATGCAGGGGAGCAGTTTGTTCTGTAACACGCATAACCCATGTTATGTCCTGTAGGTGTTGCCAGAATAGAtttgcagtgcagtgcagtgtttCGTGGTATGGATTGAGTGAGGCTTGAGTAGTGGCCATTTTAAGAAAAGCATTATCATTACTGATTCACTTGTGTGGTCCAGAtgcttatctctctctcttcccataACTCTCTCCTCTACCTCCCACCCTGCTTCTGTATTTTAGGAGAACCAGCGACTCAAGGAGCAAAACGATGAGCTGAATGGTCAGATCCTCAGCCTTAGCCTATATGAAGCAAAGAATCTGTTCGCCACACAGACTAAGGCCCAGTCTCTTGCTGCTGAGATAGATAATGCCTCCAGAGATCAGGTAAGGTCACGATAATGTGCAGACTGTATGTATACAGAGAGAATGAGATGCATAATCACACATCATGTCTTTTATGCGACTAAGAAgctttttaaattgatttcatCTGGACAAGTTACCTAGATTAGTTAAAGCATGACTATATTTCTAGGACACATTACAGCATGAAAGTGTTCTAGATATTAAATTATTCTAGATTTGAATCTATTATGCATACTATGGAGGTCATCACCATGACTTATTTCACATAAGCACTTACCATTACCATGGAAGTACATTACCCAAACTGAATAACTAAGCACTATGAACCACCTATAGCAAAATGTCTGTTTATCAAACAATTCATTGTACAGGATTTTTGCAGGTGCACCCTCATAAAAAGAACTATATGTAACTAAAAGTTTGTACAGAATATTGTAGCTGTAATTTAAGTCCCAGAGTGAAACTAAGTAACTCTTTCATTATAACCCTTTACAACTGGTAATATGTAAGAAATTGTACCTCCTTGATCAACTGAATTAAAGTGTTTGACATACTACTATCTCTGCAGTTAATGGAAGCCCtaaaggagcaggaggagatcAACTTACGCCTGCGACAGTACATGGACAAAATCATTTTGTCCATCTTGGACCACAACCCCTCCATCCTGGAGATCAAGAACTAGCAGTGACTCAACTGGAATGAGAGTCGCTCTTGACTTCAGGAGACTGAGGATCATTCCAGTTGTCTTACCAGAACTTGCAACCTGAGTCAGGAATCTGTACAGGAAAACAGAGGAAACCAGTGGCAGTCTTGAAAAGTGGAAGATTTTTAACTGGACACACATCTCCCCCTGCTGTTTGTTGGCTGAAAATAACTTATTTTGCAGAGATAGTAAAAGAGGTACAATGGactaaagggagttttttcagCCAGTGATTGCTCACTGACTGATGGTCATACTACTGTGACTCTTCAACTTGATATAACctgttctgtttttaatctttgTCTATGCTGTGAACTAAAATACTGTCACAACTTTGATCTCAAAAGACAAAACTGCTGATTTCTTCTGGGATGCTTCAGGAGGTACACTGGACATTGGAATAAAAACTGGAACAATGTAACAAACTGGACatgggtttttttctgtatcCTGGCATAGTATTAGTTGTATtatccacagacacacagtttgATATGGTGTACATTTTTAGAAAAGTACAGTAAGACAGATGTAGAAGCTGGCAAGCAACTATAAACCCAACTCTCTGAGGCATAACGGCAGACCAGTCAAGTGTTGCCTGATCTGTAAACTGCCAGTCTTATCTGTCATGTACTGTAGATGTTCTCGGAAGAACACATGTTGATGGCGCATTTGGACAGGCACGTTTTAAGAGAAGATTGAGACAAGTGGCTAACGTGgtcagagaaagaaaacaagaagaagcCCTTAAGATtttaagacagaaagaaagagtaaCACACCTCTTCTCTAAAGAGGTGGGGGAGTCAGATAATGGACCGTGTATGCTGGTTAAGGAGGGTTTTAGTGAAGTTGGTGAGTGTTCATTGAAAGTGATGACTTTTGTTGACCCTTGAGAACATGTCTTCCAGGAACCTTGCAACAGAACATGCCATGTCAAT contains:
- the rab11fip4b gene encoding rab11 family-interacting protein 4B isoform X1; amino-acid sequence: MTSVDEDLAGGKRGTADHGLPSLVNGGGEEERVCPVIMCTRAYPDPVPECQLFPGEVEEPEEEVANEGRERESDRDSAVESTQGSDTSEGLTRPGDKEDALGDLFFPGEKCGQTSISVTSDLSTRSSASLNEEQFEDYGEGEEPDYTPSSPSPDDETRTNGYSDLGSSVPSSAGQTPRKVRQHYTGELMDVYCSQCSKKVNLLNDLEARLKNLKANSPNRKISSTAFGRQLLHNSNLSSSNGSTEDLFRDSIDSCDIDINEKVSFLEKKVAELENEILLNGDIKSKLKQDNTQLVHRVNELEEQLKDQETRAEQNMQEELRRHREAYSKMERDKNTQIELLTNRVKQVEDDNNQMSVNMCRLRSQTEKLDEEKQRMTDKLEDTSLRLKDEMDLYRKMMDKLRQNRQQFQKEKEAMQELIEDLRRELEHLQLFKLDAERPGRSRSSSSSLSDFNNRTREVELEHEVKRLKQRFVSQDFLPSEFQHLVLSGALLRPGLMENQRLKEQNDELNGQILSLSLYEAKNLFATQTKAQSLAAEIDNASRDQLMEALKEQEEINLRLRQYMDKIILSILDHNPSILEIKN
- the rab11fip4b gene encoding rab11 family-interacting protein 4B isoform X2, whose product is MTSVDEDLAGGKRGTADHGLPSLVNGGGEEERVCPVIMCTRAYPDPVPECQLFPGEVEEPEEEVANEGRERESDRDSAVESTQGSDTSEGLTRPGDKEDALGDLFFPGEKCGQTSISVTSDLSTRSSASLNEEQFEDYGEGEEPDYTPSSPSPDDETRTNGYSDLGSSVPSSAGQTPRKVRQHYTGELMDVYCSQCSKKVNLLNDLEARLKNLKANSPNRKISSTAFGRQLLHNSNLSSSNGSTEDLFRDSIDSCDIDINEKVSFLEKKVAELENEILLNGDIKSKLKQDNTQLVHRVNELEEQLKDQETRAEQNMQEELRRHREAYSKMERDKNTQIELLTNRVKQVEDDNNQMSVNMCRLRSQTEKLDEEKQRMTDKLEDTSLRLKDEMDLYRKMMDKLRQNRQQFQKEKEAMQELIEDLRRELEHLQLFKLDAERPGRSRSSSSSLSDFNNRTREVELEHEVKRLKQENQRLKEQNDELNGQILSLSLYEAKNLFATQTKAQSLAAEIDNASRDQLMEALKEQEEINLRLRQYMDKIILSILDHNPSILEIKN